The genomic interval CACTTGATACAGATTCTCTGACTCACTACTTTCAATTTTATGTACCCAAGGGCATAATGATTTAAGATAGGTCATATAAAAGGTTTAGAAACTGTTTGCAGTAAATGTGGTAACTATAATTTGTACatgcaacacatttttatagaaGTTTAAGACCAAAAGCAGAAAATAGTTTAAGACAAGAAACAAGTTTAAGAACATCATCAAAAAACAGGAATTTGCACAATCACTAAATCACAATACTCAACAATCTTTATGCTGAGAACCAACATTAGAAAGGCTCTGAGAGACCTGGGAACATTTTAGaactatatttaatttttttctacaGGCAATGCAGAATTACTATGTAAGATGACTCTGTGTTTTATGACTATAATATGCAGtacattataataaaaaaaaaacataaaataaggGGCAGGGAGAATTCAAGGGGCATGTGACAAGCACGAGGGACACACTACCCTACTTGTATATAATCATTAACTACTGTGTCAGGTGGAGTCAGCCCGTAAGACAGTATGTAGGACTATTTGTCATCTGACcatccaaaaaagaaaagaaaaaaggaaaaaaaattacattttcagagATCTTAAAGAGATGTTGACGTTAAAGTTATCTCAGCTTTGCAGTTTTACCAGGTGAACagagattaaaattaaaaatgcccTGGAAACAAATTGAATCCCGATGATGAAGAGTCAAATATTCTACAAGTAACAATACACTTAGCTGATGctctaaaccatggataaaatatagcatatattaggGGATTTATAGAAGAATTGATGTATGCTAGCCAGCCAAACACAGTCCACAAAAAGGATACAGAGGTCAAGCTTTCAGCTGAGAgggaacttaaaaaaaaaggtatcCAGCAtccaatataaaaacatactaCTATGCCAAGAgtttttgctgctttagttTGAGAAGAGTTTGAAATTTTGGCAGCATGTCTCTGTGAGCGACCAATTGACATAGCTCTCACAGCTTTAGCTTGATGTCTTGCCACAAAAAAAATGATTGCATACAAGATGAGTATAATAGAACAAGGGAATAGAAATGAAATCACTAAATCAAAAATCACCCAGGAATATTTTATGACTATGAAACACTTTCCATAACAACTCATGGATATCTGAGACTGAAGGAGATGGtcattaaagtaaaaaacagtgataacataaaacaaacaaagagaccAGCCTGTAATTATCGTCACTGATGTTTTACAAACTGTTATTTTAGTGGAATAAAGCAAAGGGTCATTAACAGCAATGTACCGATCAACTGCAATGCAAGTGAGGCTACAGAGAGATGCTGATGTTGAGACAACATTGATCAGTGGAATAACAATGCATGCCATAGTACCAAGATACCAACAGCTGTCTATTAGTTGCATTATATTCACTGGCATTGAAATCAGTCCCACGAGAAGATcagccacagccagagagagaatgaacaggTTGGTTGGAGagtggagctgcttgaagtgagagatagagatgaTCACCAGCAGgttcaaaaacacagtgcatACTGAGATAAATGAAAGGAgagtgaataaaaatatattcccAGTGCCTGTTCGGACCTCCTTTCTGCATGATGAGTTGTTGTCAGGAAAGCAGTACTGAACTGTTGCAATTTGCTGATACTCTGTGATGTTCATCCCAACTATATGCAGGTCTGCCAATTGGAGTTGATCACACTGTTCAGTAGTGATGAACTGGTTAGTTTTCCTTTGCAGAGCATCTTTTTATAGCGGTTCATTAATCCTCCCACTCATGCAAGTTGCTAGTATGTCCCCATCATTACTCATTTGATACTGAACACTATGACATTTGCATTCCAACC from Electrophorus electricus isolate fEleEle1 chromosome 17, fEleEle1.pri, whole genome shotgun sequence carries:
- the LOC118242885 gene encoding trace amine-associated receptor 6-like, whose translation is MNITEYQQIATVQYCFPDNNSSCRKEVRTGTGNIFLFTLLSFISVCTVFLNLLVIISISHFKQLHSPTNLFILSLAVADLLVGLISMPVNIMQLIDSCWYLGTMACIVIPLINVVSTSASLCSLTCIAVDRYIAVNDPLLYSTKITVCKTSVTIITGWSLCLFYVITVFYFNDHLLQSQISMSCYGKCFIVIKYSWVIFDLVISFLFPCSIILILYAIIFFVARHQAKAVRAMSIGRSQRHAAKISNSSQTKAAKTLGIVVCFYIGCWIPFFLSSLSAESLTSVSFLWTVFGWLAYINSSINPLIYAIFYPWFRASAKCIVTCRIFDSSSSGFNLFPGHF